In Dioscorea cayenensis subsp. rotundata cultivar TDr96_F1 chromosome 28, TDr96_F1_v2_PseudoChromosome.rev07_lg8_w22 25.fasta, whole genome shotgun sequence, the genomic window AATATCCACggaagaaataaatataaattctatatataatCAATGTGGGCTTTGAGATTCGTGCAAAACAAGTGGCCAAAAGAATAGACgtaatgaaatattttatatggaattatatgaattttataaataacaacCCCTCATTTATTATGTTACTCTtaggtatatatttatatatatatatataatatataataaaagggCTAATGGTGTGAGAAATATGGGAAGTGGTGGTGCATGAGattctttaaatttaattttttatttatagtttatttattaatttagaacACAATTGGGAGGTATTCTTTTCACTGAAGAGATGCCAAAAAGGAGAAGTGAACATTGaatctttaaaaagaaaacttgtgGTTTTCCACCTTGATATTAATCTACCCTTGTATCCATCAAAATCctcttaaataataataataatataatatataaagcAAAAAGTGGTACTAGTGTTTTGGATatgcaaattttattatttagatatttataatttatatatatatatatgggtgaAAATATACTCTAAAGTGTAAcaaatgtaaattttattttttgtttgagagtgtcttgtatttttctctaaactttatgatgaattttttttaaaaaaaaatgttgcataaacattatatatttttatgtgatAACTCCAAATATTAAATATGGACTTATGGAGTTATAGAGTTATAATATAtagtacaaatatattaaaaaaataagaaaagggtGCATATATATGGTGTTTTAAAATACcaatattatcattaaaataaatatttataaaatttatatatttttatgtgatatttatttaatctaaatttatttaagaatactaattaatttatatgtatatatatatatatataagcaatcTTTTCATAGTGGTTAATTTTTGAAGATTGAGGACAAGAGTTGACAATTAGTGAACTTGATTGGTAAACATGCAACATACAACTACAATAACACATGGTTAAAAATTGTGAACCATGGGTGACCtactttcaaattaaataataaaataaattaaaaacaaactcttttttatttaattttgacaaGAGTTATAGTCTCAATAATGATCATGgttttcattatttctttttcctttttctctcacTGATTGAATCGTTTTTTAGAAGTTAATTACCCAAGGGCTAGTATTGTAACTTGgtgatgtattattattattattattattattattattattattattattattattattatccgaTAGTATtgactaataataatatgtttttgatATCATAACTCATAACATTGACCCCATTGTAATAAGTATTGGTGTGGGGACATTCAAAAATGTCTTAAATTCAAATCTTACGGACGTCCCTGATTATAGGTTTGAGCTTGCAACTCGAACTCTGCATCATCCGTAAGGTGCATTAAATGTACACACTTGACAACCACTGTCGTATttgtgaaataataataataataataataataataatagggttGGCAATGACATTGAAGTCCGTTTGATTGTTAAATGATGTTGACCTCTCTTTgcatttttaaacatataatatatatataaatatttttcattagatAAGAActctctttcattttcatctctatctttacttttctttaaaCATTTCTATCATATGCTTCTTATCTCCCTATCACTTTCATCTCAATATAttttcctaatatatatatatatatatatatacgtttaataatattgttataatttaaaaaataataataagtaaacgAATATAATCATGGAGTATGTCTAAgttatatgtatgttttttaatataaatatatttatatacatatataacctTATAAATGACATTGTATTATAAACTTGACAGGAAATAATTAATTCTTTAATAGCAAGAATAACAACCAAAAGTATAAGAttctaagaaaaataacacccaaagaaaaataatagtatTCCATTCCAAAGAATAACTAATATAGCATTCTAATAAGTTTTTAGTCATTCACATGCAATAATAAGACATGAGAATGAAATGATATTCTTTAGTACTCacctaaaaatatttgataagaATAGAATTTAActttattctttctcatctttttcccaaaataaaactcaCTTAATAACTATTcctcaaaataatataataataaagctAAAAACGTGATTAATTGATgagtttaattaatgaaatttattcTTAATTAGTAACatctcattcatcatcatctacaaagaaaagaaaaggaaaagttgAAATAAGATATTATTCAATTAATTCACCTAACCAAGATAATATAATTAAGAACTTAATTGAGATTAGTTGAAGTGTTTCCAAGTTATTGGTTTGGActtgtaattttattaattcaatccATGAACTCAATTTGTCAAATTGTTTTGGTGATGTATTTGACAccactttaattttatttttttcataattaaattcaataaaagaaTGTAGGTAGagactttgatatttttttctttttgagtttacttttctaattaatgcatgcatgctttacttgtgttattaaaaaaaaaaagattaatatgttcATGTTATAAGTCTTGATTCCTTTTCTTGTgacttataataatattttggaCTATTATGAAATAATAGAACGTAAaggaattattatttataataaattattaatgataaaataattctTAGATTAGTTTAGTAGcataatattaataagaaaGAATAATCATATAACACTAAGATGAATAATAGAtgatgccaaaaatataaaataaaccaaCTTCATACTTAATCTATTCATAAAAACCGATCATATATTCATCATATCACTctcaaaacatatttatttatttaatgaaaataaataaattagacaagcaaatcaaataaatttttattaaaaagaaaaaaagaaagaaaaaaaaagagctcAATAACTATCCATATGCACAAAAGTGGGGACCAagatcaatgaatgaaaaattgatCACATAGTGCCATCTTGTCTCCAACCCCCACTTGAATGCACTCcatcaaaattatattaataaataaataaattaattaattaattaattaaaatgtgtACTAAAATTAATGTTGATAGAGAGATACGAGTGCAttaatgtacatatatatatatatatatatataggttgatTGAGACTATTGCCGACAGTGATTAAACTTTGGATGTATTTGTCAAAAGTATACAtcaaaaaaatagtgaaatGGAAATTTCTTTTGGCTTTTTCAATTCATGCATCTTCATTTCTCTTTCCGCCATttgaaaactttatttattcaaCTACTACATTTGTAAGGCAATTTTCACATTAATGTTATACTATAAAAagattctttttaataatatatatatatatatcacaaatataataaacaaaaaaaatacagttacaaaaaacaatataaacggCAACgctaatgaaaaattataaagaaaaatattaataaatctatccaaataataataataataataatattgtgggaaaattttgaaatcataTGGTCAAGCCATTATCTTTTGACTCTTATATCATAAACaattgtatattatatatatatacaaagagatgaatagtaatttttagGATTGTGATGTTGATGTTATGTGAGTATGAAAAGATACcaagaattaattttaatatatgatgAGTGGAATAAATGATTgactgtattttgtatttttttttttaatttctatcaaATAATTGAGTTTATTGATAAGAATATATGCCAAAAACTTTGAAAAGTATAAACACTGtgtaaataattgatttacttgagcatacatcaaatggatttagaatatgatttaataattgAAGGGTGTTCAGTTGCCACACTCTTTAAGAAAGGGACATTACACTAGTCATcactttttctaaaaatatttcaatttttttttttttagtttttatcacAACATGTCTAATCACTCCATTTACAAAATTACAATATTACCTTTTTCATAGGTCAAAAATGACTTATTTaatggaaataataaaaatattatgggaaacaaattaaattatagtttttaaaaaaaataataataagtatcaCAAATTTATTGGGAACTACACGAACTACACCGTTAGAACTATACTTAAGTtgtcctcttctttttttctttcatagcattatttatttaagatcatcttttcttttgtagataaatattcctttttttaattaaatatataatttaatcctcactctatatatatatataatataatatctttttaaaactACCAAagatgataaattatatatatttgtgtgtgtattatCTCTTATAATGAATGAATGTGGACCCAAAAGAGCCAAAAGATCACAATGAATGAAACATAAACTTTTATGAGTTTATCTGATTTCATTTCAAAGGCTTTTTCAAGACTTTATGGTACACAATGTCCTTCTCTTGTGGATCATTTTTGGAAATCAGCTTAAAATCTTAATTCCTCATGTTCCTCCACTTAGAGATtactgaaaagaaaatttaaatttctaacaatgtttaaatgataaataattagataatgCATGTCATTTTCCCACTCACTTtcatattattagttatttaaaataaaatcttgtatttttttatttgaatatataataataatcataatcttAATTTAGAATGTGAAAGATACCAATCTCTATCATATTCCAATATATAACACTGAGATAGTAATCACAATCATTCATTCCACTTGCTTCATCTTCAccttctttccttttcattgattgaacaactaaataaaaatccttgatttttaattatacattcattttaattaaattcaagcCTGAAATAATCATATGAAGGttaataacaatgaaaaaaatatcgaTTTCTCCACGAAAATGCaaccgatatatatatatgctcaaaACGGCCATAAGTCACCCCAGATTGATCGACGAGCCTGGAAATGCAGGGCCGGGTTCTTGCTCTGTGTGACAACCAGACGCTGTAAGGCGCCCTCCGAAGCGTCTCTTTTGGTGGCCCGGCAAATGTCCATTGATACTTGCCTGCCTCGACGATGAGGCATGTAGAGAATCCGACCCCAGCCACCGCCAAGGCCAGCATGAGGTTGATCTTCTGATCCTTCTTCAATGTTTTCATCGTCATTGTTATTGTCTTCCTGGTGAAACAAGCTGGTTTCTGCAACATCGGAAGGATATAAGACCGGATCCTCTTCGAATGAGATTATGTTATCGTCTTCTGTTTCAAATTGGTCGTCTGCAAACAATCACAAGATTCGAATCAGCCACCGGATTTAGTGTTCGGTCATATCATGCGGTATAAGTGACGATAAATATGTTTGAATAACACTCATTGTACATAGTCACAAGTTGACCATTCTTTACTTGATGTTGTGACCATGTTAGTGTGAACCTATCAAAAAGGATAAAGTTCGAGCCCTTTTATTAAAGTTTTCTCAACTAAAATCAGAACCTAAAGAGTCGACTTTTGAGTAAGTGATTTGTGACTCATTATGCATTTTCCAGTCAAATTACATTCAAAGGGGCCACACGTGAATTTTCGTATCTAGTTTAAGTAAAGCAGACAGCTATCAATAGTAAATCTATTGATAATACAATACAAGTGAACGAAAAATAACAGGCAAGAACTGACACAAGTGATGGTTTAACATGAAACAAATGGACAATCGTTTCTTACCATAATCGATAATAAGATCTTCGGGGTTTCTCTTAGCATGTTGTTCTTTCAATGTTTCAAATTCCATACCATCAAGCGGCCAAGCTTCCCTGTTTAAAGGTAGGATCAATTAATCAAgcatgtataatataaataaaaaggctCATCGAAGAAATAAATTGGATATAGTTAATTAGATTCCGAATATATCAACAACAGCCTGTTTCATTGGCCCCTTGTCATTCTGAAGGGCAAACTGTTCATCAACCTGCTTGATTGTGATAAGCAtgaatccaaaagaaaaaaggagGTCCCATAACAATAAAAAGCCAACTTCAAGCTTTTAATCATAACCAATAATCAATGAGGGAAATGATTGTTATAGGCAAGACTTGCAAACCTATTAAAGTGGACTCTAATAATGAGCACACAAATATCGACTTCTTAAGGAAGAAGACAGATTTTGGATAAAACCGTCTGGTACTTGTGGCATAAAAAACTAATATCCATAATCTACAATGATGGAAAGAAAGGCTAAAAAAAGTTGAGCAATATATAGATTATGACAACCAAGTAATTAGCTCTCAAATTTAACATATAACTAACTGGATATCAAAGTAAGTTTTATGCCCAATATCTATCTAAAAGCCTTAATTCAAAGTAGCATTATTTTCTTACTGTGGCCGCTTTCCACGTCTTAAAGCGACAAAGCAGAATTTCTCATCCTCAAAGCCTCGTAATGGTTCACCCTTGGACCgctgaaagaaaaaacaaatgagatgAGAGAGAAAATTAAAGCACTGGCAGACATGTATAGGTAGCtaataaagatatttttttgaCTAACATCATTTTTTGTGCAATACCGTAAATGTAAAAAGCCTCAACCAAGATATAGATCTGGCCAAACATTGAAATAAAAAGCCCCACATTGAGCACAATGGACATTTACAAGTTCAAAGAAAGACGACAAAAGGGATGAACAGAAACATTTGAAAGTTAAGACAGTGGACCATATGCAACAGTGTAGAAAAGCACATATAACTATCCAGGAGCCAAGTGTTGCTAACTGTTTCCTGTAGCAACTTGAAAAGATGGCAAGGCCTGAGAAAGATGCCCTCAAAAAAGTTGGTGGAGAGGGAGTACAGCATGTGTGAATTAGGTATCCGATCCTTTAAATTACAGGAATCTAGTATGAAGAGAACTGGTGGAGCCAATTCTTAAAGGACCTTTTCCATGATAAAAGCACCTATATGAGTGGTCTTCAGATTTTGTAATGCCAGAAGAAACCAAATCATCAACCTTTCTCAATTTGAGAAAGTAATTAGCTTTCTCAGGTGGCACTcaaatgttattgtttaaaggttcAATTGTCGTGGTTCTTGTTTATTACACTACAAGCATGCGTCACATGGCAATCCAGTACAAAGAACTCCAGCAAGGTAGGGTGGGCCTGAACTATACAAAGGTATGAGCCAATGCAAAAGGGTTACAGCCAGGTACATGGCCTTTCCCACATATAGAAGTTAAGCAACTGGCCAGCAAAGATTGACCAAACCAAGGTACATTGAGGGTGAATAAGATAGCCAAAAGCCATTGCACAAGGTTATGTTGTGAGTTTGAAGCATGAATAAAATCCAGCCACATCGATAATGTATGGAAAAGTCTCAATCTTTGAAGGTATAATAAGTTCTATCACTTGCTGATAATTAACTGAAGATTCATTTATTGACTTTAAGGTAACAATTAGAATCAAAGTAACCAATTGATGAggatgaattttttaaaagaagatggaattaagaaaagaaaccttATATGCACGTTGTGATGAAGTCCTCTCCAGACGCTGAACAAAATGACAGTATTTACTAGTGTTCTCCAATGGGCACCGTCCATCATGAGGACACTgcagtgattttttttcttttataaaacaaaattattccaaaaagaaaaagggctGGGTGAAACATGAATGAgcctctaaaaattaaaataaagtccGCAATTATTCATTCGAACTTACCGGTGCAACAACAAATGCATCATTCTCCAAGTTAGCTACCTCAGAGGAAATACTTTTTCCACTACAGGGAACTTCACTTTGTGTAATTTTACTCTTTCGGCTTTTCTTTAAGGACAAATAGATAACAATCAACATATTGATGTACAGTGACTAAACCGCACAGATGAACTATTTTAACAAAACAATCAACTCACCCTCTTGGCCATCCATAGGATATATGAACGCATTTGACGTATTATTTTTGACCCATGAGGAGTCCCTGGCTCCAAAAGTACCTACACAAAATTTCATGCTTCAAAATAATTGACAGTAAGAGCCCAAGAAATGAGatatacattattatataaaaaaaataataaaaaaaagagcagTATTAATTTGGCCAAATATAAGTAACTTCTAATGGGATGACATTACAAcaattacaagattatcaagCAGAAACCTTTCCACCGATTTGGATGGCAAGTATTTTCACAAGGCTGATCATCCagaattttgatgaattttgatttcaatATGTCAAAGATCTATCTCTAAAGCACCGTAAAGAGCTTTATCAAAAGGTAAGGCAAATGATTTAATTGTGTAGCCACCATGATCTGTGAACTTTTGTACTAATGTAATATATTAACAGACAAAGAAAAAATTGTTTCCAAATGCtctttttttttgagaaagagcTGAAGGAGCAGCTAATTATAAGCATAGATACCTAACTCACTAATGAGAATATGCAGAGTTTAACCAAACCTGCATCCAAATGGTCTACCTGAGGAACATAAGCAGTTAAACCAAAAAATCATCAGGCTTTACAATTCCTATGCAGAAGCATGAATTTGTCCAATCAGAGTAACAAAGCTGACATTTGGAAAATATGGTAACTATGTAGACAACTACGCAAAACATGAAATATCGTAATTCAACCTGATGGCATGTTGACAGCATTAGAAATGATATGTAAACCAGGTTAGAAATAATCATACCAGGACATCTTGTGTGAGATCCCAAAGTTGGCGTACTATAGTAATCCGATCTCTCAAGGATGGTATCTCCCCAAGCGCATAAGACTTCATATTGAAATCATAAATAACAGCATTAAGATTAGATGGTATCCACCCAAGCGTATAAAACTAGCTAAAGCATTCACAAGCATGAGTTTCTCATATTGACAGAATTGTACAGAAGagcataattaataaatattttagttagtAAAAAAGATAAACCTATACTAGTCActaggtttaaaaaaaagataaaccatAATGTATAAGATCCCAAACATATGTTTCAGTTCATATCATGAGACAAATACACTGCAATTCCTTCTGATTACCAAAACAGAATCCAAATatcataataatcataataaaaaaaggccAGAAAAACCATGGGCAAGTGCCAAAACAAGTGAGGTTTGTGCCACTCTGATAAATGTGAGCAAACTAACATTCATATTAGAATAACCATCGTGACTAACATCTGTTTGGTGCACCAAGATATTCCAGCCATGCCATATGAGAGCAGATGTAATCAGAATTCTATGGGATAAAGAGGAATATGGTAGACAGCAACTTTGGTGTGTGAAAAACAGTGAATAtacttttgttaattaataagAGGTCTGATAAAGAGCTTTATGGAAAAACATGGTTGTTATTCCTAACCatgaaatattataataaagaaacaaaaaagtatCACATATTCACAAGATGACTATGCCCTTGGATGGAGTTGACTCCATGCCCTAGAAACTATGATCACAAAATTTCAATTAAACACCATGAAAATCTTCCAAGCTATAAAAAGGCTTATAATCATGCAATTTATACAGTAAAACCATTCAATTTAAAGGacaaatatgaagtattctgCAGTGCATGGTAAAAAGATGGCTGGTTTAGCCAGTTTCATATTTTCAGAATATCACAAATCATATGCTTCAGGAAGCAATCAAAGAGAAATAAAGACTTTACAAATAGAAGAAAACttagaaaagaaggaaagatcACTGATGAAAAGAGAATCCCAATCATGAAGAGCACTCACAGAGATTACAAGGTCATGTGCTCTGTCACGCTTCTCAAGTTTACGGTTCAACGCCTGAATACTATCATAGCTATGGATAAGTGGCAAGTTTTTCAAATCTACACCAAAAGCAACAATATCATGTGAGTCAACTACTACCATCTCAATCAAATGCTTTAAAATCTTACACCTAAAGCAGAAGACACAATTCCTGACCGATTACTAATACCAGACTAAACATTCAAGTAAACAAAGTATATACTTTCCATGAGGCTAAAATAAATTCCAAACTATCCATGCATGTGTTATGCTAAAAGATACTAGAACAACCGTTTCAAAGAAAGTAACAAGCACAACTAGTACAAGtatgaaaaactaaaatatgaGATGTTGTCTCAGACTTGATTACCTCCTAAAAGACTTTGTGCTGCTCTTTGCATAGATTTAGACGGCTCTACCAAGTTAACCCTCTCCAAAGACCTTGGCCAAACTTCTCGCATTGCCCTGAACAATCAAGAGCATCaagaatcaaataaaacaataggACCAAATAACAAGATCACAATCaacaaaaaatccataaaatttttttaatatgattacCAAAGGGCAGAACCTGGTCCAGCTCCAAAAATCCAAGACACTAGTCGGCGAGAAACCCGGCAGCCTTTGCCGCACCTGTATCACaaaaacaatcataaaaaaaccGTTCTTTTTCAACAAATGGAATACCTAATCCttatatcaaaacaaaaggagcAATTTTTGGACCTCTTTGAGAACCCGATGGCAAGCGGAGTAAACTGCGGGCATGCGAGAGGCCACATAAGCAACAGTCTCATCCTCCTGATACTTGAAACCAATGTCACCATAAGATGACTTGATCTTCCAACGTCCAGAACGATCATCAAGAGACTTCATTGGGTCATCAACGAGTTCCCGAGAGGCAGAGGCCGCGAGCTGGAGGTTTGTCTCCTTGATGAGGTTGAAAGACTGGGAGAGAAGCAGCACCTTTCGATTCATATGCGCCAACTCCCTCTCTGAAACCCATTCAAGACAAACAATCAGGCCAACAAAGAACGAAGAGAATGAGGTGATTGGGAGAAAGCGAACGACCTCTGAGGAATTTTTTGATAGCGCGGCGAAGAGAGAGAGGGACGAGATGGATGCCCTCGGATTGCTTCGCCGCGGCACGGAGAGTCTCCGGGTTGAATAGCTTCGTTGTCATCGCCATtggagccgagctcg contains:
- the LOC120253258 gene encoding LOW QUALITY PROTEIN: rsm22-cox11 tandem protein 2, mitochondrial-like (The sequence of the model RefSeq protein was modified relative to this genomic sequence to represent the inferred CDS: deleted 1 base in 1 codon), which produces MAMTTKLFNPETLRAAAKQSEGIHLVPLSLRRAIKKFLRERELAHMNRKVLLLSQSFNLIKETNLQLAASASRELVDDPMKSLDDRSGRWKIKSSYGDIGFKYQEDETVAYVASRMPAVYSACHRVLKEVRQRLPGFSPTSVLDFGAGPGSALWAMREVWPRSLERVNLVEPSKSMQRAAQSLLGDLKNLPLIHSYDSIQALNRKLEKRDRAHDLVISSYALGEIPSLRDRITIVRQLWDLTQDVLVLLEPGTPHGSKIIRQMRSYILWMAKRKSRKSKITQSEVPCSGKSISSEVANLENDAFVVAPCPHDGRCPLENTSKYCHFVQRLERTSSQRAYKRSKGEPLRGFEDEKFCFVALRRGKRPQEAWPLDGMEFETLKEQHAKRNPEDLIIDYDDQFETEDDNIISFEEDPVLYPSDVAETSLFHQEDNNNDDENIEEGSEDQPHAGLGGGWGRILYMPHRRGRQVSMDICRATKRDASEGALQRLVVTQSKNPALHFQARRSIWGDLWPF